Proteins encoded in a region of the Nicotiana tomentosiformis chromosome 9, ASM39032v3, whole genome shotgun sequence genome:
- the LOC138898905 gene encoding uncharacterized protein, which produces MIVDLLILSLVDFDVILGIDWLSPCHAIQDCHANTVTLAMPRLPRVEWRGSLDYVPSILISYVKAQRMVGKVCLAYLTFVRDVSADAPTVESVPVVRDFSDVFPVDLSGMPPDRDIDYGIDLVPGTQPVPIPPYCRAPTELKELKEQLQELLERDLSGLMCHLGVQQFYL; this is translated from the coding sequence atgATAGTTGATCTTTTAATACTTAGcttggttgattttgacgtgatattaggcatagattggttgtcaccatgtcacgCTATTCAGGATTGTCACGCTAacactgtgacgttggcgatgccgagattgcctagggttgagtggaggggttctctggactatgttccTAGTATATTGATTTCATAtgtgaaggcccaacggatggttgggaaggtaTGTCTGGCATATTTaacctttgtgagggatgttagtgctgatgctcctaccgttgagtcagttccggtagtgagagacttttcagatgtgtttcctgtagacctgtcgggcatgccacctgatagggacattgattatggaattgatCTGGTTCCAGGCACTCAACCCGTCCCTATTCCACCGTATTGTAGggcaccaacagagttgaaagaattgaaagaacaacttcaggagctACTTGAAAGGGATTTATCTGgcctaatgtgtcaccttggagtgcagcagttctatttgtga